In one Thioclava sp. ES.031 genomic region, the following are encoded:
- a CDS encoding tetratricopeptide repeat protein yields the protein MIPKRRGLILAALTLSTLAACNPGGLSAEKRGAFAPGTKPGAEAVDGLLVGHRLMEAGEYELALKAYYRAAGQHGATAEILSGIGSADLKLGRLNQAEQMLRRATEADQTFVPAWNNLGVVLMERGKYAEAARVFKLAFALDSGQSDAIKQNLKRALAKIIEPGYAAPQDKQFTLVRKGVGDYLLLTKH from the coding sequence ATGATCCCAAAGCGCCGCGGCCTGATACTGGCCGCGCTGACACTAAGCACACTGGCCGCCTGCAACCCGGGCGGCCTTTCGGCTGAGAAACGGGGCGCATTCGCCCCCGGCACCAAACCCGGCGCGGAAGCGGTCGACGGGCTCCTCGTCGGCCACCGGCTGATGGAAGCGGGCGAATACGAGCTTGCTCTGAAAGCCTATTACCGCGCGGCGGGCCAGCATGGCGCTACGGCGGAAATCCTCTCGGGTATCGGCTCGGCCGACCTGAAACTCGGACGTCTGAACCAAGCCGAACAGATGCTGCGCCGCGCGACCGAGGCCGACCAGACCTTCGTGCCGGCATGGAACAACCTTGGCGTCGTTCTGATGGAGCGCGGAAAATACGCCGAAGCCGCGCGCGTCTTCAAACTGGCCTTCGCGCTGGACAGTGGCCAATCGGACGCGATCAAGCAAAACCTCAAGCGGGCGCTCGCAAAAATTATAGAGCCGGGTTACGCTGCGCCACAGGACAAGCAGTTCACGCTCGTCAGAAAAGGGGTCGGTGACTACCTGCTGCTGACGAAGCACTGA
- a CDS encoding type II secretion system F family protein, with protein MDFAAINQMLTDALGPMGPMIALAALGGLLVLAAVPALLKKREDPFDKIRGKAPRPPRQNTGGNTDKTNQKLRDTQSDKLQKYSAFLEPQNAEELSESRKWLQSAGYRGPNAVRTFHAIQFAAGIGLLALGSLYVVLYNASAPEGQAMGMLGTVMWVLGPGGVGYYGPKYWVNKRVNARTDEMQNGFPDSLDMLLVCVEAGQSLDQGIIRVSKELNKSYPALSEEFAMVAHEIKAGLDKSTVLRNFGERSGVPDIASFVTVMIQSQQFGTSIAEALRLYAADMRDKRIMRAEEAANKIPTKMTLGTMMFTVPPLLIILVGPSIYDMLETFKNIGI; from the coding sequence ATGGATTTCGCAGCCATCAACCAGATGCTGACCGATGCGCTTGGGCCGATGGGCCCGATGATCGCTCTGGCGGCGCTTGGCGGGCTTCTGGTGCTCGCCGCGGTCCCAGCGCTCCTGAAGAAGCGCGAGGACCCGTTCGACAAGATCCGCGGAAAAGCCCCGCGCCCGCCACGCCAGAACACAGGTGGGAACACGGACAAAACCAACCAGAAGCTGCGCGACACCCAGAGCGACAAGCTGCAGAAATATTCGGCCTTCCTCGAGCCGCAAAACGCCGAGGAACTCTCAGAATCGCGCAAATGGCTGCAATCGGCGGGCTATCGCGGCCCGAATGCCGTGCGCACCTTCCACGCGATCCAGTTCGCGGCGGGAATCGGCCTGCTCGCGCTCGGCTCGCTCTATGTCGTGCTCTACAATGCCTCCGCTCCCGAAGGGCAAGCGATGGGGATGCTGGGAACGGTGATGTGGGTGCTCGGCCCCGGCGGCGTCGGCTATTACGGCCCGAAATACTGGGTAAACAAGCGCGTGAATGCGCGCACCGACGAGATGCAGAACGGCTTCCCCGACTCCCTCGACATGCTTCTGGTCTGCGTCGAGGCGGGCCAATCGCTCGATCAGGGGATCATCCGGGTCTCGAAAGAGCTGAACAAATCCTACCCGGCGCTGTCGGAGGAATTCGCGATGGTCGCGCATGAGATCAAGGCCGGTCTCGACAAATCGACCGTGCTGCGCAACTTCGGCGAACGCTCGGGCGTGCCGGATATCGCGAGCTTCGTGACCGTGATGATCCAGTCGCAGCAATTCGGCACCTCGATCGCCGAAGCCCTGCGCCTCTATGCCGCCGATATGCGCGACAAGCGGATCATGCGCGCCGAGGAAGCCGCGAACAAAATCCCGACCAAGATGACGCTGGGCACGATGATGTTCACCGTGCCGCCGCTTCTGATCATTCTTGTTGGCCCATCGATCTATGATATGCTTGAGACCTTCAAGAATATAGGCATTTGA
- a CDS encoding type II secretion system F family protein — protein sequence MATPIIYLLIFVAVLLLVEGVYLLFFGKSISLNKRVNRRLEMLNKGERREEVLERLRKEATQHSDARSIPLYSLLAEKAQKGNIAFSPMALIGIMAFACFASFMALTLSSQAGLFIRLFLALFMGVGGVFFWVSSKAKKRMALMEEQLPDAVELMVRSLRVGHPLASAIQAVAREIPDPMGTEFGIIADEAAYGRNVAEAISEMAERLDMQDLRFLAVAVSIQQTSGGNLAEVLEGLSKVIRSRFRLFRRVKAITAEPRWSGIFLSAFPVIVMVIIQVVSPDYYDEVKTTAAFIPAAIVVFLLLGANVIFMKVMTTIKV from the coding sequence ATGGCGACCCCCATTATCTACCTGCTGATCTTCGTCGCAGTTCTGCTGCTCGTCGAAGGCGTCTATCTGCTGTTCTTCGGCAAATCGATCTCGCTCAACAAACGGGTCAATCGACGCCTGGAGATGCTCAACAAGGGCGAACGGCGCGAAGAGGTGCTGGAACGTCTGCGCAAGGAAGCGACGCAGCACAGCGACGCGCGCTCGATCCCGCTCTATTCGCTGCTGGCCGAAAAGGCGCAGAAGGGCAATATCGCCTTCTCGCCGATGGCGCTGATCGGCATCATGGCCTTCGCCTGTTTCGCGTCCTTCATGGCCCTGACGCTGAGCTCGCAGGCGGGCCTCTTCATCCGCCTCTTCCTCGCGCTCTTCATGGGCGTGGGCGGCGTGTTCTTCTGGGTCTCCTCGAAGGCCAAGAAGCGCATGGCGCTGATGGAGGAACAACTTCCCGACGCGGTGGAACTGATGGTGCGCAGCTTGCGCGTCGGCCACCCTCTGGCCTCCGCGATCCAGGCGGTCGCACGCGAAATCCCCGATCCGATGGGCACCGAGTTCGGTATCATCGCCGACGAAGCGGCTTACGGGCGCAACGTGGCCGAGGCGATCTCGGAAATGGCCGAACGTCTCGATATGCAGGATCTGCGCTTCCTCGCAGTCGCCGTGTCGATCCAGCAGACTTCGGGCGGCAACCTCGCCGAAGTGCTCGAAGGCCTGTCGAAGGTCATCCGCTCGCGCTTCCGGCTGTTCCGCCGCGTGAAGGCCATTACCGCAGAGCCGCGCTGGTCGGGTATCTTCCTGTCGGCCTTCCCTGTCATCGTGATGGTGATCATTCAGGTCGTCTCGCCCGATTATTACGACGAGGTGAAAACGACCGCCGCCTTCATTCCGGCCGCCATCGTGGTGTTCCTGCTACTCGGCGCCAACGTGATCTTCATGAAGGTCATGACAACCATCAAGGTTTGA
- a CDS encoding CpaF family protein encodes MFSRYKKDGAKPTNGKAAPPPPAPGAAKPPPIDAAPKTQVHRKLAPQKVAADPVAADKEKKRKQRLQELKVELHKRLLENLNLAALEHASERELRAEIADITAEAMTELSVALNAQDRQALQQELYDEVMGLGPLEPLLKDETVNDILVNGPQQIFIERDGKLELSDITFKDERHLLRIIDKIVSAVGRRVDESNPYVDARLADGSRFNAMVPPIAVDGSLVSIRKFKKDKLGIDDLVNYGAFTEEIAAYLQAAVATRLNVIVSGGTGSGKTTTLNALSSFIDNSERILTIEDTAELQLQQTHVGRMESRPPNVEGKGAVTQRDCLRNALRMRPDRIIVGETRGEEVIDMLQAMNTGHDGSMTTIHANSARDGVARLENMISMSGIEMPMKAMRSQIASAVNLIVQASRLQDGSRRMVSVTEITGMEGDVISMQEVFRYERLGLAPDGKIIGRFTATGVRSHYSDRFRQWGYDLPASIYEPVQD; translated from the coding sequence ATGTTTTCGCGCTACAAGAAAGACGGGGCAAAGCCCACCAACGGCAAGGCCGCCCCCCCGCCGCCCGCGCCCGGTGCCGCCAAGCCGCCGCCGATCGACGCTGCGCCGAAGACGCAGGTGCATCGCAAGTTGGCTCCCCAGAAGGTCGCCGCCGACCCGGTGGCCGCCGACAAGGAAAAGAAGCGCAAACAGCGCCTTCAGGAACTCAAGGTGGAGCTGCACAAGCGCCTGCTGGAGAACCTGAACCTCGCCGCGCTCGAGCACGCCTCGGAACGCGAGCTGCGCGCGGAGATCGCCGACATCACTGCCGAGGCGATGACCGAGCTTTCGGTCGCGCTGAACGCGCAGGACCGCCAGGCGCTGCAGCAGGAGCTGTATGACGAGGTCATGGGTCTCGGCCCGCTCGAGCCGCTGCTCAAGGACGAGACCGTCAACGATATTCTGGTCAACGGCCCGCAGCAGATCTTCATCGAGCGCGACGGCAAGCTCGAACTGAGCGACATCACCTTCAAGGACGAGCGCCACCTGCTGCGCATCATCGACAAGATCGTGTCGGCCGTGGGTCGTCGCGTCGATGAATCCAACCCTTACGTGGACGCCCGTCTCGCCGATGGCTCGCGCTTCAACGCGATGGTGCCGCCGATCGCGGTGGACGGCTCGCTCGTCTCCATTCGTAAGTTCAAGAAGGACAAGCTCGGGATCGACGATCTCGTCAATTACGGCGCCTTCACCGAGGAAATCGCGGCCTATCTGCAAGCCGCCGTCGCGACGCGTCTCAACGTGATCGTCTCGGGCGGGACGGGTTCGGGTAAGACGACCACGCTCAATGCGCTGTCGTCCTTCATCGACAACTCCGAGCGTATTCTGACGATCGAGGACACGGCCGAACTTCAGCTGCAACAGACCCACGTGGGCCGGATGGAAAGCCGTCCGCCGAACGTCGAAGGCAAGGGCGCGGTCACCCAGCGCGACTGTCTCAGGAACGCGCTGCGGATGCGTCCCGACCGTATCATCGTCGGCGAAACGCGCGGCGAGGAAGTGATCGACATGTTGCAGGCCATGAACACCGGCCACGACGGGTCGATGACAACGATCCACGCGAACTCCGCCCGTGACGGCGTGGCGCGTCTGGAGAACATGATCTCGATGTCGGGCATCGAGATGCCGATGAAGGCGATGCGCAGCCAGATCGCATCGGCTGTGAACCTGATCGTGCAGGCCTCGCGTCTGCAGGACGGCTCGCGCCGCATGGTTTCTGTGACGGAAATCACCGGCATGGAAGGCGACGTGATCTCGATGCAGGAAGTCTTCCGCTACGAGCGTCTCGGCCTCGCGCCCGACGGCAAGATCATCGGCCGCTTCACCGCGACCGGCGTGCGCTCGCATTATTCCGATCGGTTCCGGCAATGGGGCTACGACCTGCCGGCTTCGATCTACGAACCCGTGCAGGACTAA